The proteins below are encoded in one region of Tindallia magadiensis:
- a CDS encoding acyl-CoA dehydratase activase codes for MVRIGIDIGSTVTKAVVMKDENIIVHQRVPTGWSPKETGNRLMESLKSNHSFHESEIASIVTTGYGRKTLPFATRKVTEITCHAKGAFHLYPSSRTVIDIGGQDSKVIRMDDAGNVIDFMMNDKCAAGTGQFLHVMATRLEVDVSDLEKMALLDEPVQINSMCTVFAESEIIGMMAAGASKESIASGLLNSVAGRISTQAQRIGIEETVFFSGGLAINQYLQQAIQEKLNKRVKVSPMAQYTGAIGAALLG; via the coding sequence GTGGTTCGTATTGGTATAGATATAGGATCAACGGTTACCAAAGCCGTTGTGATGAAAGATGAAAACATAATCGTCCATCAGCGTGTGCCGACAGGGTGGAGTCCGAAGGAAACAGGAAACAGGTTAATGGAAAGCTTGAAAAGTAACCATTCTTTTCATGAATCCGAAATAGCCTCTATAGTGACCACGGGCTATGGACGAAAAACCCTGCCCTTTGCTACTCGGAAAGTAACTGAAATAACTTGTCATGCTAAAGGTGCGTTTCACCTTTATCCAAGCAGCAGAACCGTTATTGATATAGGTGGTCAGGATAGCAAAGTAATACGGATGGACGATGCAGGAAATGTGATTGATTTTATGATGAATGATAAATGTGCTGCCGGTACCGGACAATTCTTACATGTTATGGCAACACGCCTAGAAGTGGATGTCAGCGATCTGGAGAAAATGGCTCTATTAGATGAACCAGTTCAGATAAATAGTATGTGCACCGTTTTTGCAGAATCAGAAATTATTGGAATGATGGCGGCAGGTGCTTCAAAAGAAAGCATTGCCTCTGGACTGTTAAATTCTGTGGCTGGGCGCATTTCCACTCAGGCACAACGCATAGGCATAGAGGAAACCGTCTTTTTTTCAGGAGGATTGGCAATAAACCAGTACCTGCAACAAGCCATCCAGGAAAAGCTTAATAAAAGAGTAAAAGTATCGCCAATGGCTCAGTACACAGGAGCCATTGGTGCCGCATTGCTGGGATAA
- a CDS encoding TVP38/TMEM64 family protein: MKIKKYLLIIAFLGMMVLFITMTESRRAWLLGFDVEEIQELVLTYGLWGRLVFLVLGIFRPLLFIPVSFFFVTGGLAFGTLEGSFWALLGMIGSTSIIYFFSSRFHRLFRRMVQQKHIEMLYRITEKDLVPKFFSIRVTPGMPFDSISVASGLTRVKYKRFMTGTVLGMLPKGVLYTYLGENLDDYLSPQTLLVYGTLLIMALSPHLYNWYHRKYRKKRLQKSFQKEKQK; the protein is encoded by the coding sequence TTGAAAATAAAAAAGTATTTACTGATCATAGCATTCCTTGGTATGATGGTTTTGTTTATTACAATGACAGAAAGTCGGAGAGCTTGGCTTTTAGGTTTTGATGTGGAAGAAATCCAAGAACTGGTACTAACCTATGGGTTGTGGGGGAGGCTTGTCTTTCTTGTGCTAGGCATCTTTCGACCATTGCTTTTCATTCCGGTTTCTTTTTTCTTTGTAACGGGTGGTTTGGCTTTTGGAACCTTGGAAGGCAGTTTTTGGGCCTTGTTGGGAATGATCGGATCAACCAGTATTATCTACTTTTTTTCCAGCCGGTTTCACCGATTATTTCGGCGGATGGTTCAGCAAAAACATATTGAAATGCTTTATCGAATAACGGAAAAAGATTTGGTACCTAAATTTTTTTCCATACGGGTTACACCGGGAATGCCTTTTGATTCTATTAGTGTGGCATCTGGCCTAACGCGGGTGAAGTACAAAAGGTTTATGACAGGCACGGTTTTGGGGATGCTACCAAAAGGCGTTTTATACACCTACCTGGGAGAAAACTTAGATGATTACCTGTCACCACAAACCTTGTTGGTCTATGGAACCCTACTTATAATGGCATTGTCACCACATCTGTATAACTGGTATCATCGGAAATATAGAAAAAAGCGGCTTCAAAAAAGCTTTCAAAAGGAAAAGCAAAAGTAA
- a CDS encoding double-cubane-cluster-containing anaerobic reductase, whose protein sequence is MERPQIMEKIEDLRGINSVKVKEASEAGQKIVGMYCVFSPQEIAMAAGAIPVSLCGTSNDPIEAAEQELPRNLCPLIKSSYGFAITDKCPFFYFADTLLAETTCDGKKKMYELMGKIKPMHLMNLPQSADGEENLELWKKEMIRFKEHLEDQFKVEITNDSLREAIKLANREREVMKKVHQINARKPAPMTGMDMMKAQWIKGFNIEKEEGIRLMEALLEEVESNLSKLTDGEEGPRILLTGVPVGIGSEKVIQIIEESGGKVVALENCTGYKGLDVMVDETKDPIEALAEKYLSTPCSCMYNNQGRLDLIKRMAEEYQVDGVLDLTWQACHTYNIESYFVREFVKEELNLPFLQIETDYSQSDTGQLKLRIEAFLETAEKN, encoded by the coding sequence ATGGAAAGACCACAAATCATGGAAAAGATTGAGGATCTGAGAGGAATAAACTCGGTAAAGGTGAAAGAGGCCAGTGAAGCAGGACAAAAAATTGTAGGCATGTACTGTGTATTTTCACCCCAGGAAATTGCCATGGCAGCGGGAGCAATTCCTGTATCTCTATGTGGAACCAGCAATGATCCTATCGAAGCAGCGGAGCAGGAATTACCAAGAAATCTATGTCCTTTGATTAAATCCAGCTATGGCTTTGCGATTACTGACAAATGCCCCTTCTTTTACTTTGCTGACACCTTACTAGCAGAAACAACCTGTGATGGAAAGAAAAAAATGTATGAATTGATGGGCAAAATAAAACCGATGCATCTTATGAACTTGCCGCAGAGTGCTGACGGAGAAGAAAATCTGGAACTGTGGAAAAAGGAAATGATTCGATTTAAGGAACATTTGGAAGATCAGTTTAAGGTAGAGATTACTAATGACAGCCTGAGAGAAGCCATCAAACTGGCTAATCGGGAAAGAGAAGTCATGAAAAAAGTCCACCAGATCAATGCTAGGAAGCCAGCGCCGATGACAGGAATGGATATGATGAAAGCCCAATGGATTAAAGGGTTTAACATCGAAAAAGAAGAAGGGATTCGTTTAATGGAAGCCTTATTAGAAGAAGTAGAGTCTAACCTTTCCAAACTGACAGACGGCGAAGAAGGACCACGGATTTTACTGACAGGTGTTCCTGTTGGGATTGGTTCAGAGAAAGTGATTCAGATTATTGAAGAAAGTGGCGGGAAAGTTGTGGCCTTAGAAAACTGTACCGGCTATAAAGGGCTGGATGTCATGGTAGATGAAACCAAAGATCCTATCGAAGCTCTGGCAGAAAAATATTTATCCACTCCCTGTTCCTGTATGTATAACAATCAAGGACGGTTGGATCTTATAAAAAGGATGGCGGAAGAATATCAGGTAGACGGAGTACTTGATCTTACCTGGCAAGCCTGTCATACTTATAACATAGAATCCTATTTTGTAAGAGAGTTTGTAAAAGAAGAGCTGAATTTACCTTTTTTACAGATTGAAACAGATTATTCACAATCAGATACAGGTCAGCTAAAACTTCGCATCGAAGCATTTTTAGAAACAGCTGAGAAAAACTAG
- the tadA gene encoding tRNA adenosine(34) deaminase TadA, which produces MTHQMTDETYMQLALQEAKKAAAIGEVPIGAVIVRKGVVIASAHNQREIGKDATAHAELIAIQKACQEAGGWRLTDTTLYVTIEPCPMCAGAILQSRIDRVVIGAMDPKAGAAGSLINILQDNRFNHQVQLTIGVLEEACSKAIKVFFQKLREKRRRKKETTPINKKIPKDFLKKS; this is translated from the coding sequence ATGACTCATCAAATGACAGATGAAACATATATGCAGTTGGCTCTTCAGGAAGCAAAAAAAGCAGCCGCAATAGGAGAAGTACCGATAGGCGCTGTCATTGTCAGGAAAGGAGTAGTCATTGCCAGTGCTCATAACCAGAGAGAAATAGGCAAGGATGCGACGGCTCATGCAGAGCTGATTGCGATCCAGAAAGCTTGCCAAGAAGCTGGTGGTTGGCGGCTGACAGATACTACCCTATATGTAACGATTGAACCTTGTCCCATGTGTGCTGGAGCAATTTTGCAAAGTCGCATTGATAGGGTAGTGATCGGTGCTATGGATCCAAAGGCTGGTGCCGCCGGTTCTTTGATTAATATTTTACAGGATAATCGGTTTAACCATCAGGTTCAACTGACCATAGGAGTTTTAGAAGAGGCTTGCAGCAAAGCAATAAAAGTTTTTTTTCAAAAACTTCGTGAAAAAAGACGGAGGAAGAAGGAAACTACCCCTATCAATAAAAAAATCCCTAAAGATTTCCTAAAGAAATCTTAG
- the mltG gene encoding endolytic transglycosylase MltG, whose amino-acid sequence MKKGCFAVFLLVLLLFGGALIGGIFLAPSLLAETTNDERVVLIIEEGDSLHRVSEILKDEGVIRSARWFRREGQAAGVDRNIRPGEYEIMPGSQFEDIFALIQTGQQREQVRITFPEGYTLYQMGGRLEEHGIASQEAFLEATNAYFQDQDFSFDTAPLYFPMEGYLFPDTYFFETDTTASQVVSVMARQMEKVLEDYKDLAKENNLTIHELLTIASLIEKEAFGDHERDTIAGVIYNRLEIDMLLQFCSSVLYGLDDGQELATRLLYRDLEVMHPFNTYQYKGLPPGPIANPGRASIQAALNPESHDYLYFVVGNGGHNFSRDYQDHTQNVEAYRSQRTLEQ is encoded by the coding sequence ATGAAAAAAGGCTGTTTTGCTGTTTTTTTACTTGTATTACTTCTTTTTGGAGGTGCTTTGATTGGCGGTATCTTTTTAGCTCCGTCATTGCTGGCCGAAACTACCAATGATGAAAGGGTTGTGTTAATCATAGAAGAAGGTGACAGCCTTCATCGAGTATCAGAAATATTAAAAGACGAAGGGGTGATCCGAAGTGCCCGGTGGTTTCGCCGAGAAGGACAGGCCGCTGGCGTTGATCGGAATATCCGACCCGGCGAATACGAAATTATGCCTGGCAGCCAATTTGAAGATATCTTCGCTTTGATTCAAACCGGACAACAACGGGAACAAGTTCGCATTACTTTCCCAGAAGGATATACTCTTTATCAGATGGGTGGACGACTAGAAGAACACGGAATAGCTTCTCAGGAAGCTTTTTTAGAAGCGACGAATGCCTATTTCCAAGACCAAGATTTTTCTTTCGATACGGCACCGCTTTATTTTCCAATGGAAGGCTATTTATTTCCCGACACTTATTTTTTTGAAACCGACACTACCGCCAGTCAGGTAGTTTCGGTGATGGCTCGACAAATGGAAAAAGTCCTGGAAGACTACAAGGATTTGGCAAAAGAAAATAATCTTACCATCCATGAATTGCTTACCATTGCTTCTTTAATTGAAAAGGAAGCTTTCGGAGATCATGAGAGAGACACTATTGCTGGTGTCATCTACAACCGGTTAGAAATTGATATGTTGTTGCAATTTTGTTCTTCCGTCCTTTATGGCTTAGATGATGGTCAAGAACTGGCCACTCGTTTGCTTTATCGAGATTTAGAGGTCATGCATCCTTTTAATACCTATCAATATAAAGGCTTGCCACCAGGTCCTATTGCTAACCCAGGCAGAGCTTCTATCCAGGCAGCCTTAAATCCGGAAAGTCATGATTATCTTTACTTCGTTGTGGGGAATGGCGGCCATAATTTCAGCCGTGATTATCAGGATCATACACAAAATGTCGAGGCTTATCGAAGCCAAAGAACCCTTGAACAGTAA
- the saoL gene encoding MerB-like organometallic lyase SaoL, which produces MKKESEWIGDYPRQQLTLSSIHSKLLPEEQRLRMLIMNDIINHQKPVSFESLVSMKEMSPELLKKSWDGLIRKNAMVMNDQQEATFVYPVSALPTPHLVTLADKRQFSAMCGIDAIGAAFTFQQDTSISSQCSQCGEPISLEVNDKQLINVHPANAYVLHVDLNQIDDWAASCUNIMNFFCTKNHYNEWIHTMKLDQKTIFGLSLSDGLLVAQMLFSIDNT; this is translated from the coding sequence ATGAAAAAAGAAAGTGAATGGATTGGCGATTACCCTCGCCAACAACTAACACTAAGTAGTATTCATTCAAAGTTGCTTCCAGAAGAGCAAAGGCTGCGAATGCTAATCATGAATGATATTATCAATCACCAGAAACCTGTGTCTTTCGAATCTTTAGTATCGATGAAAGAAATGTCTCCTGAGCTACTTAAGAAATCTTGGGATGGGTTAATCCGTAAAAATGCTATGGTTATGAACGATCAGCAGGAAGCTACGTTTGTTTATCCAGTATCAGCATTACCAACCCCTCACCTGGTTACACTTGCCGATAAAAGACAATTTTCGGCCATGTGCGGAATCGATGCAATAGGTGCTGCTTTTACCTTCCAGCAAGATACTTCAATTTCTTCACAGTGCAGTCAGTGCGGTGAGCCTATCTCTTTGGAAGTTAATGATAAGCAGTTGATCAACGTTCATCCAGCAAATGCTTATGTGCTTCATGTAGATCTGAACCAAATAGATGATTGGGCAGCTAGTTGTTGAAACATCATGAACTTCTTCTGTACGAAGAATCATTATAATGAATGGATCCATACCATGAAATTGGATCAGAAAACCATTTTTGGTCTCAGCTTGTCCGACGGACTGCTCGTTGCTCAAATGCTATTCTCTATTGACAATACCTAG
- a CDS encoding xanthine dehydrogenase family protein molybdopterin-binding subunit: MSKQPLSHIGQGYDRKEAQEKVTGQAIYVHDMEMPGMLYAKTLLSPKAHANIVSIDTSKAKALKGVKAVVTGEDAPYTVGLYMVDKKVMAREKVRYQGEIVAAVVAESEAIAEEAVTLINVEYEDLPIVHDLDEALEAKVLVHEELHTYEHMKGVFFPQKGSNIASWNKTKKGDITKGFEEADHVFEDEFNVPAVAHVPMETHVTIAQADPYSNKVKIWSSAQSPFAVRQLLAKSLGIAKSDVNVIVPYIGGGFGGKAGVHLEPLASVLSKAVKGRPVKLKMTREEEFNILPTRAGMRARFKTGINKDGKIVAMEVYHDWDSGAYADYGVNVGKTAVYSGAGPYEIPNIELHSRTIYTNKVFSTAYRGFGHLETHWAAERHMDMMAQKLGIDPYELRMKNLLRPGSTTISGELMYPTTGDPIACLDAVKKELGWTGRKTEEEKQREFKTGKVRGQGFAMLQKAPAMPSYTSTSAIMQMDEDGHIKVMIGAVDMGQGANTIMAQVAAEELKVPIEDVEVVWNVETDKHPYDWNTVASKYTFMGGNAVRKAAKKMIEQMKEVAGQVLRCHPDELTHGNGYIHHIHQTHRKLSYIDLSMGYSYENGNGIGGPLIAHGTYMASGLSNPDPETGQGRPGLVWTFGAHGVDLEVDVETGEVTVLKIVSAFDIGKVINKKLVDGQVLGGIVQGIGSALIEGYKFDENARLLNPYFGDNRIPSAKDIPLEMVPIYIEDPETAQVDGPYGARGIGEHPMISVPSAIGNALYEALGINFTRLPLTPENVALAIDESKK, encoded by the coding sequence ATGAGTAAACAGCCCTTAAGTCATATAGGACAAGGTTATGATCGAAAAGAAGCTCAGGAAAAAGTGACAGGACAGGCGATCTATGTACATGATATGGAAATGCCTGGAATGCTCTATGCAAAAACCCTGCTTTCCCCCAAGGCACATGCTAATATCGTAAGCATCGATACTTCTAAAGCAAAAGCGTTAAAGGGTGTAAAAGCAGTTGTTACTGGTGAAGATGCTCCTTATACAGTAGGTTTATATATGGTCGATAAAAAAGTTATGGCAAGAGAAAAAGTACGATACCAAGGAGAAATTGTAGCGGCTGTTGTAGCTGAAAGTGAAGCCATCGCAGAAGAAGCCGTAACGCTTATCAACGTGGAATATGAAGATTTGCCAATTGTTCATGATTTAGATGAAGCTTTAGAAGCAAAGGTGTTAGTCCATGAAGAATTGCATACCTATGAACATATGAAAGGTGTATTCTTCCCTCAAAAGGGAAGCAATATCGCAAGTTGGAACAAGACCAAAAAAGGAGATATAACAAAAGGCTTCGAAGAGGCCGATCATGTTTTTGAAGATGAATTCAATGTTCCAGCCGTAGCTCACGTTCCGATGGAAACACATGTCACTATCGCACAAGCAGATCCTTACTCAAATAAAGTTAAAATTTGGTCCTCTGCTCAATCTCCCTTTGCCGTAAGGCAGTTATTAGCCAAATCTTTGGGAATTGCAAAAAGCGATGTTAATGTAATCGTACCTTATATAGGTGGCGGTTTTGGAGGAAAAGCAGGCGTACATCTTGAGCCTTTAGCAAGTGTCTTATCGAAAGCTGTAAAGGGGCGACCTGTAAAGCTTAAAATGACAAGGGAAGAAGAGTTTAATATTCTTCCTACAAGAGCAGGGATGAGAGCAAGGTTTAAGACAGGCATCAATAAAGACGGTAAAATCGTAGCCATGGAAGTATATCATGACTGGGATAGTGGAGCCTACGCAGACTACGGTGTGAACGTTGGTAAAACGGCTGTTTATTCAGGAGCAGGACCATACGAAATACCCAACATAGAGTTGCACTCCAGAACGATTTACACAAACAAAGTCTTCAGTACCGCCTATCGAGGTTTCGGACACTTAGAAACCCACTGGGCCGCCGAAAGACATATGGATATGATGGCTCAAAAATTAGGAATTGATCCTTATGAGCTTCGAATGAAAAACCTTCTTCGACCAGGCAGCACCACCATAAGCGGAGAGCTTATGTATCCTACTACAGGCGATCCTATTGCTTGCCTGGATGCTGTCAAAAAAGAATTAGGCTGGACTGGCAGAAAAACAGAAGAAGAAAAGCAAAGAGAATTCAAAACAGGAAAAGTAAGAGGACAAGGGTTCGCAATGCTTCAAAAGGCCCCAGCAATGCCAAGCTATACATCAACATCCGCCATTATGCAAATGGATGAAGATGGCCATATAAAAGTAATGATTGGTGCTGTCGATATGGGACAAGGGGCCAATACGATTATGGCACAAGTCGCTGCCGAAGAACTTAAGGTTCCAATCGAAGATGTTGAAGTGGTATGGAATGTAGAAACGGACAAACACCCTTATGATTGGAACACCGTGGCCTCCAAGTATACCTTTATGGGTGGAAATGCGGTCAGAAAAGCCGCAAAAAAAATGATTGAACAAATGAAAGAAGTTGCCGGTCAAGTCCTTCGTTGTCATCCAGATGAACTCACACATGGCAATGGGTATATTCATCATATTCATCAAACACATAGAAAACTTTCCTATATCGACTTATCGATGGGATACTCTTATGAAAACGGAAATGGAATAGGTGGTCCTTTAATCGCCCATGGTACTTATATGGCAAGCGGGCTTAGCAATCCGGATCCCGAAACTGGACAAGGAAGACCTGGACTTGTATGGACCTTTGGCGCTCACGGAGTCGATCTTGAGGTTGATGTTGAAACTGGAGAAGTAACGGTATTAAAGATCGTTTCTGCTTTTGATATCGGGAAAGTCATTAATAAAAAACTAGTGGATGGACAAGTACTCGGAGGAATCGTTCAAGGAATTGGATCAGCCCTTATTGAAGGATATAAGTTTGATGAAAATGCCCGGCTTTTAAATCCTTATTTTGGAGATAATCGCATCCCTTCAGCAAAAGATATTCCGTTAGAAATGGTGCCAATTTACATTGAAGATCCCGAAACAGCCCAAGTAGATGGACCTTATGGCGCCAGAGGAATTGGAGAGCATCCGATGATTTCAGTTCCTTCTGCCATCGGAAATGCACTTTATGAAGCATTAGGCATTAATTTTACAAGGCTTCCATTAACACCAGAAAATGTGGCATTGGCAATCGATGAATCAAAAAAATAA
- a CDS encoding DUF3343 domain-containing protein has protein sequence MKKEWLVAFHSTHHAIAAERLAKEQEWNMEMIPTPRDISASCGLSLRCTEPELVTADKVIEKFNEKKVLWAGVYIASDLKGRQKTWELIRSEKEEDNI, from the coding sequence TTGAAAAAAGAGTGGCTGGTAGCATTTCATTCCACACATCATGCCATCGCAGCAGAGCGACTAGCGAAAGAACAGGAGTGGAATATGGAAATGATTCCCACACCCAGAGATATTAGTGCTAGTTGTGGTCTCTCATTACGATGTACGGAGCCGGAACTGGTAACTGCTGATAAAGTGATAGAAAAATTCAACGAAAAAAAAGTTCTTTGGGCAGGGGTTTATATAGCCAGTGACCTCAAAGGAAGGCAAAAGACTTGGGAACTTATACGATCAGAAAAAGAGGAAGATAACATCTAG
- a CDS encoding (2Fe-2S)-binding protein, with protein sequence MCTSFKDNNRCFEYTDSGLPKVPITFTVNEEVMKKNVDPTMTLLQFLHSELKLFGTKEGCGEGECGACSIIMDGKVVNSCLILAAEANNTEMLTVEGLGKDNELSILQQEFITHDALQCGFCTPGMLMSARALLDREDNPTDEEIKEAIEGNFCRCTGYLPIINAIRSAAKREREELR encoded by the coding sequence ATGTGTACTAGCTTTAAAGATAATAACCGGTGTTTTGAATATACGGATTCAGGCCTGCCTAAAGTGCCCATAACTTTTACAGTAAATGAAGAAGTAATGAAGAAAAATGTGGATCCTACCATGACTCTTTTGCAATTCCTTCATAGTGAACTGAAGCTTTTTGGCACAAAGGAAGGATGCGGAGAAGGAGAATGCGGTGCCTGCTCGATTATTATGGATGGTAAAGTTGTAAATTCATGCCTGATCCTTGCCGCAGAAGCAAACAATACAGAAATGCTTACTGTTGAAGGTCTCGGTAAAGACAATGAGCTTTCAATATTACAGCAGGAGTTTATTACGCACGATGCGTTGCAGTGTGGTTTTTGTACTCCCGGAATGCTAATGTCTGCAAGAGCCTTGCTAGATCGTGAGGATAATCCAACAGATGAAGAAATTAAAGAAGCCATTGAAGGTAATTTCTGTCGTTGCACAGGATATTTGCCTATCATAAACGCAATTCGTTCAGCCGCAAAAAGAGAAAGAGAGGAGTTGAGATAA
- a CDS encoding LPXTG cell wall anchor domain-containing protein, protein MKKRAKRIFVLTLALLVMLSMVMGPSVFASSVKDYLLLVQLQGVYDNGTADFTISYDADIPDGLTSVLEVYYELDGQRVETLRTEMISRNGNIEYADELLINTRGWESGEYDLTLVIDGEAMDSGTFYIEALPEIEPEPEPEPEPAPEPEPEPEPEPVVELAANERAVELEPGVPATVDFRNVGVELELMLPDGGVGSVQLDRMEDTEEEIPENLNSLGAFLKIERSEELAGVQATIKLDLPEVDEDVDMETLALYRFNEGTGQWDQLPSRLVNGQVWAEVEDFSLFGLFSAPVAVADAAPAPAPAPEPAPVPEPTPEPAPEPTPVVQEEAAPAPVALPQTDGGSAVNMGMMLAMSLMGAGGLLVTSKKKK, encoded by the coding sequence ATGAAAAAAAGAGCGAAGAGAATTTTTGTTTTGACATTAGCCCTTTTGGTGATGCTAAGCATGGTGATGGGGCCATCTGTATTTGCTTCAAGCGTAAAGGACTACTTATTACTGGTTCAGCTTCAAGGTGTCTATGATAATGGAACCGCAGATTTTACCATAAGTTATGATGCGGATATACCAGACGGATTGACCAGTGTATTAGAAGTTTACTACGAGTTGGACGGTCAACGAGTAGAAACATTAAGAACAGAAATGATATCTCGAAATGGAAATATTGAGTATGCTGATGAACTCCTTATTAACACAAGAGGATGGGAATCTGGCGAATATGATTTAACTTTGGTTATTGATGGAGAGGCAATGGATAGTGGTACTTTTTACATTGAAGCCCTTCCAGAAATCGAACCAGAACCAGAGCCAGAGCCAGAACCGGCTCCAGAACCAGAGCCAGAACCGGAGCCAGAGCCAGTAGTTGAATTGGCGGCCAATGAAAGAGCCGTTGAACTGGAGCCTGGTGTTCCGGCTACGGTGGACTTTAGAAATGTAGGCGTTGAACTGGAATTAATGCTTCCAGATGGAGGCGTTGGTAGTGTTCAGTTAGATCGTATGGAGGATACAGAGGAAGAGATTCCGGAAAATCTTAACAGCTTGGGTGCTTTCTTAAAGATTGAGCGGAGCGAAGAGTTAGCCGGTGTACAGGCAACGATTAAGTTGGACCTACCGGAAGTTGATGAAGATGTTGATATGGAAACCTTGGCATTATATCGATTCAATGAAGGCACTGGTCAATGGGATCAATTACCTTCACGTTTAGTTAATGGGCAAGTTTGGGCAGAAGTAGAAGATTTTAGTCTTTTCGGACTATTTTCTGCACCGGTAGCCGTAGCAGATGCAGCTCCGGCACCAGCGCCAGCTCCTGAACCAGCACCAGTTCCAGAACCTACGCCAGAACCTGCTCCAGAACCAACACCAGTTGTTCAGGAAGAGGCAGCACCAGCACCGGTAGCATTACCGCAAACCGATGGTGGAAGTGCGGTTAATATGGGAATGATGTTGGCAATGAGCCTAATGGGCGCCGGTGGTCTCCTAGTAACGTCAAAAAAGAAAAAATAG
- a CDS encoding nucleotidyltransferase family protein has protein sequence MNQKNKNNLNDELAVIILAAGYSSRMKAFKPLLPFGSVTVIEYIIQTFLDAGIDHIYVVTGFRKDELEVILKKYPVNIVINQHYDQGMYSSIKEGVRGLQKKHKAFLLHPVDIPLVKVSTIETIVASYRETNKGIIYPSYQMKKGHPPVISSKYITGLLNFDGTGGLKAFLRKYDDTDGHFVNVEDEGILLDMDYYKDYEVLKKQQTV, from the coding sequence ATGAATCAAAAAAATAAGAACAATCTTAACGATGAACTGGCGGTCATCATCCTGGCCGCCGGATATTCCAGCAGGATGAAAGCGTTTAAGCCTTTGCTTCCCTTCGGTTCAGTAACTGTTATTGAATATATCATTCAGACATTTTTAGATGCAGGAATCGATCATATTTATGTTGTAACCGGTTTTAGAAAAGATGAATTAGAAGTGATCCTAAAGAAATATCCCGTAAATATTGTCATTAACCAGCATTACGATCAAGGGATGTATTCTTCGATAAAAGAAGGTGTGCGGGGGCTCCAAAAGAAACATAAGGCGTTCTTACTGCATCCCGTAGATATTCCATTAGTAAAAGTAAGTACCATAGAAACGATAGTAGCATCGTATAGGGAAACAAATAAGGGGATTATTTATCCTTCTTATCAAATGAAAAAAGGACATCCACCTGTTATTTCATCAAAATACATTACAGGTCTTTTGAATTTTGATGGTACAGGAGGATTAAAAGCTTTTTTAAGAAAATACGATGATACCGATGGTCATTTTGTGAACGTAGAGGATGAAGGAATACTCTTAGATATGGATTATTACAAGGACTATGAAGTCCTCAAAAAACAACAGACAGTATAA